One Legionella lansingensis genomic region harbors:
- a CDS encoding site-2 protease family protein, with amino-acid sequence MDSNIKEDGLYLFKLFGFEVRLDWTWFFPAILITWTLAAGYFPLRFPGFSVSHYWIMGIAGAIGLFLSIILHELCHSLVGRLYDIPISGIKLFVFGGIAKMSAEPPSPKSEFLMAGAGPLLSIGLGVAFYILLQIGTQANWPILFNGVISYLSMINFVLAVFNLLPGFPLDGGRILRSILWWWSNDLKWATRIASKGGTWLGFSMIFFGIIQFIQGALIAGLWMVLIGFFLQSLSKMSYKELFIKEMFRGEAIKKYVKTNPIWVESDMTLQELVDNYFYQYYHKLYPVMRNGRLVGSISFDTVGEIEKKEWPSVRVKQVMSDCSEKNVVDVETDVAKVLEIMQAHNVNRLIVTQHGKLYGMITLKDLMDIVFIKRVLRG; translated from the coding sequence ATGGACTCTAATATAAAGGAAGATGGCCTTTACTTATTCAAATTATTTGGTTTTGAGGTAAGACTTGATTGGACATGGTTTTTCCCAGCCATTCTTATTACGTGGACACTTGCTGCTGGTTATTTCCCCCTAAGATTTCCGGGTTTTAGTGTAAGCCATTATTGGATTATGGGGATCGCTGGAGCAATAGGACTTTTTTTATCAATTATATTGCATGAGTTATGTCATTCCTTAGTCGGACGGCTATATGATATCCCTATTTCAGGAATTAAACTGTTTGTTTTCGGCGGAATAGCGAAAATGAGCGCCGAGCCACCGAGCCCTAAGTCAGAGTTCTTAATGGCCGGTGCTGGCCCCTTGCTTAGTATTGGTTTAGGAGTAGCTTTTTATATTCTTTTGCAAATCGGTACTCAGGCGAACTGGCCTATTTTGTTCAATGGCGTAATAAGCTATCTGAGCATGATCAATTTTGTTCTGGCGGTCTTTAATTTGCTACCTGGGTTCCCTCTGGATGGTGGGCGGATACTGCGTTCCATCCTATGGTGGTGGTCTAATGATCTGAAATGGGCTACCCGCATTGCTTCCAAAGGCGGAACCTGGCTAGGCTTCAGCATGATTTTCTTTGGGATCATCCAATTTATTCAAGGAGCACTCATCGCTGGGCTCTGGATGGTCTTAATTGGTTTCTTTCTGCAATCCCTTTCGAAGATGTCCTATAAAGAGCTCTTTATTAAAGAAATGTTTCGTGGGGAGGCTATAAAGAAATACGTCAAAACGAACCCAATCTGGGTGGAATCTGATATGACGCTGCAAGAATTAGTGGATAATTATTTCTATCAGTACTACCACAAACTCTATCCGGTTATGCGAAATGGTAGATTGGTAGGCAGTATTTCCTTTGATACTGTAGGCGAAATAGAAAAGAAAGAATGGCCTAGTGTTAGAGTCAAGCAAGTAATGTCTGACTGCTCAGAAAAGAATGTCGTCGACGTTGAAACAGACGTCGCAAAGGTTCTTGAGATCATGCAGGCTCACAATGTAAATCGTTTGATTGTCACGCAACATGGCAAGCTCTATGGAATGATTACGCTTAAGGATTTAATGGATATCGTTTTTATCAAGCGCGTACTTAGGGGCTAG
- a CDS encoding mechanosensitive ion channel family protein, whose protein sequence is MMEYVNIVLKTLDGFAKEFASRSPYILIAILFLIITHFVAKTSAFLFRKYLRRMWIRSNLVIVLQKMMTILIWLVGILIVATILFPSVTPANVLTALGISSIAIGFAFKDIIENFLAGILILLREPFHIGDYIETTQQDGTVEHVSVRNTHIRRTDGVRIVIPNALLFTNSVRVLTDQKFRRIQAICGFNYNDDLEKIRNVLKDAVTQCESVNKDQYIQIYVQELSASGVNFEITWWTKPKPGDIRYSRDEVLSGIKKALDSEGIEISHAYTVDLFQDKLIQFIEQKSEEPKNKEEPENKHGNENQDR, encoded by the coding sequence ATGATGGAATATGTTAATATTGTTCTAAAAACACTCGATGGTTTCGCGAAAGAGTTTGCTTCTCGCTCACCCTATATCCTCATTGCCATCCTTTTTTTAATCATTACCCATTTCGTTGCCAAAACGAGCGCTTTTTTGTTCAGAAAATATCTAAGGCGCATGTGGATTCGTTCGAATTTAGTGATTGTTCTCCAAAAAATGATGACGATTCTGATTTGGTTGGTTGGTATTCTAATCGTAGCAACCATTCTTTTCCCATCGGTAACTCCAGCAAACGTTTTGACGGCATTAGGTATTTCATCGATCGCCATCGGTTTTGCCTTTAAAGATATTATTGAAAATTTCCTGGCTGGAATTTTAATTCTGCTGCGCGAGCCGTTTCATATAGGCGATTACATCGAGACAACTCAGCAGGATGGCACAGTAGAACATGTGTCTGTGCGTAATACGCATATTCGTCGCACGGATGGTGTACGCATTGTCATCCCAAATGCATTATTATTTACTAACTCAGTTCGTGTGCTGACAGATCAAAAATTCAGAAGAATACAGGCAATTTGTGGTTTTAATTATAATGATGACCTGGAAAAAATACGCAACGTGCTCAAAGATGCCGTCACTCAATGTGAATCGGTTAATAAAGATCAGTACATTCAAATTTATGTACAGGAGTTAAGTGCTTCAGGTGTTAACTTCGAAATTACATGGTGGACAAAGCCCAAACCCGGTGATATTCGCTATTCACGTGATGAAGTATTATCAGGTATCAAAAAAGCCTTAGATAGCGAGGGAATTGAAATCTCTCATGCCTATACTGTGGATCTTTTTCAAGACAAACTAATTCAGTTCATTGAACAGAAATCAGAAGAACCAAAGAATAAAGAAGAACCAGAGAATAAGCATGGAAATGAAAATCAAGACAGATGA
- a CDS encoding potassium transporter Kup codes for MPNNTKKTLPLSLGALGVVYGDLGTSPLYALQQVFPNMPLTFENILGVLSLVFWSLILVISICYMTVFLRADNEGEGGILALLSLLKRHERSYPQLLFLIGIVGAGLLLGDGMLTPAISVISAIEGLKVISPYFSYLIVPLSFFLLLCLFLFQRFGTGKIGSTFGPILFCWFITIGILGGVALFHNPVVLYAINPYYAFKFFYHGGWHAYILLSGVFLVITGAEAMYADLGHFGRTPIRVAWFVVVFPALFLNYFGQGAYLLENPQAISNSFYALAPSWFSYPLIIIATIATIIASQGIISASFSLAKQAILLNVCPRLSIIHTSRDEKGQVYVPQINFILAFGTLLLVVILRSSGALAAAFGMAVNLVMIIVTILVIFVARLFWNWSLFKIIWVFSLFMLIDLMFLGANLHKINQGAWIPLVFASLTGVIMITWNKGMKLLRSSYYMNKMALPEIIKKFEHEKLNHIEDLTAIFITDPYDKSGGTFLHYLDLNHMVPRTVLIVSIVIENYPYLPIKKRYELETLTSEIYDLKLHYGFMQRINVPYALSLCDEHDVLPFSLDVDKATFLVERINITKKKRPRLFYWQKKMFVFLLNNSAFDIDFFHLPHDRTITIGTYCEI; via the coding sequence ATGCCAAATAATACGAAAAAGACTTTGCCATTGTCACTAGGCGCTCTTGGTGTTGTCTATGGCGATCTTGGGACTAGCCCGCTTTACGCGCTTCAGCAAGTCTTTCCTAACATGCCGCTGACTTTTGAAAACATTCTTGGTGTTTTATCCTTAGTCTTCTGGTCCCTCATTTTAGTGATTTCAATCTGCTATATGACGGTTTTCTTACGTGCCGATAATGAAGGCGAAGGTGGTATATTGGCTTTGCTATCTTTACTTAAGAGACATGAGCGATCATACCCGCAATTGCTTTTTCTTATTGGTATTGTTGGTGCAGGACTACTTTTGGGAGATGGCATGCTTACCCCTGCCATTTCAGTAATCAGTGCCATTGAAGGCTTGAAAGTCATTTCCCCCTATTTTAGTTATCTCATTGTTCCACTTTCATTCTTTCTTCTTCTTTGTTTATTCCTTTTTCAGCGTTTTGGTACAGGTAAAATTGGTTCTACTTTTGGGCCTATTTTATTTTGCTGGTTTATTACCATAGGAATATTAGGTGGTGTTGCATTATTTCACAATCCAGTCGTCCTCTATGCCATTAACCCTTATTATGCCTTTAAATTTTTTTATCATGGTGGCTGGCATGCCTATATTTTATTAAGTGGTGTTTTTCTTGTTATCACGGGAGCAGAAGCAATGTATGCTGATTTAGGGCATTTCGGTAGAACGCCAATCCGTGTAGCCTGGTTTGTTGTTGTGTTTCCCGCCTTGTTCTTGAATTATTTTGGACAGGGTGCTTATTTATTGGAGAATCCGCAAGCAATATCAAATTCATTTTATGCCCTTGCGCCTTCCTGGTTCTCTTATCCGTTAATTATCATCGCAACGATTGCTACCATCATTGCATCACAAGGAATCATTTCAGCCAGCTTTTCACTCGCCAAACAAGCCATCTTACTTAATGTGTGTCCGCGGCTATCGATCATTCATACCTCTAGAGATGAAAAAGGTCAGGTCTATGTTCCACAAATCAATTTCATTCTTGCTTTTGGCACCCTTTTATTGGTTGTCATTTTAAGAAGCTCCGGGGCATTGGCTGCAGCCTTTGGTATGGCTGTTAACCTAGTGATGATTATTGTGACGATACTCGTCATTTTTGTGGCTCGATTATTTTGGAATTGGTCGCTTTTCAAAATAATCTGGGTTTTTAGTCTGTTTATGTTGATTGATTTAATGTTTTTAGGGGCGAATTTGCACAAGATAAATCAAGGTGCCTGGATCCCTCTGGTGTTTGCTTCATTAACGGGGGTGATTATGATCACCTGGAATAAGGGGATGAAACTTCTACGTTCCTCTTACTACATGAACAAAATGGCATTGCCTGAAATTATCAAAAAATTTGAGCATGAGAAATTGAATCATATTGAAGACTTAACTGCCATTTTTATAACCGATCCCTACGATAAAAGCGGAGGAACTTTTCTGCATTATCTCGATTTGAATCATATGGTCCCTAGAACAGTATTAATTGTAAGTATTGTCATCGAAAATTATCCCTATCTTCCGATAAAAAAACGATATGAACTTGAAACATTGACCTCGGAAATTTATGATTTGAAGCTGCATTACGGCTTTATGCAGAGAATTAATGTCCCTTACGCACTATCGCTGTGTGATGAACATGATGTCTTACCTTTCTCCCTGGATGTGGATAAGGCTACATTTTTAGTAGAGAGGATCAACATCACCAAGAAGAAACGCCCGCGTTTATTTTATTGGCAGAAAAAAATGTTTGTTTTTCTCTTAAACAATTCTGCTTTTGACATTGATTTTTTTCACTTGCCGCACGATAGAACCATAACTATTGGTACTTATTGTGAAATATAA
- a CDS encoding ABC transporter permease, which produces MSWWHHLPQALVNLTAAKLRSLLAVLGILVGTAAVVALLCCGELATEKALEQFKALGTDLLAVSVFQQTPGKSSGGDDLSLSLWRQLPERIPAIKKIAPYSTTYQPMSFEGKILQGAVIGADESLANIIHIQLARGHFVSFVESFEHFCVIGDGLAKQLQDIHFDDPIGKQLRIGQALYTIIGVAQPWKENGFFNEDINQAVIIPIAGVALISKENKINNAILQLEEDSPIDDIIEQVKQLIIAQNPKLNVFSRSAKQIIAGMESQGHIFTLLLAVIGGISLLVGGIGVMNVMLVSVSERKKEIGIRKAVGAKNHEIQILFLIESVMLSFLGGVLGVILGLIFTWVVAYFSHWTFTLLLTPPLAGFAVSVATGIFFGFYPARRAAKLEPVVSLRSE; this is translated from the coding sequence ATGAGCTGGTGGCACCATCTTCCCCAAGCTTTAGTGAACTTGACTGCAGCAAAATTACGATCATTGCTGGCTGTATTAGGTATTCTTGTGGGCACGGCGGCAGTTGTTGCTCTGCTTTGCTGTGGAGAGTTAGCTACGGAAAAGGCTTTAGAACAATTTAAAGCTTTGGGGACTGATCTCCTTGCTGTTTCGGTTTTTCAGCAGACTCCAGGAAAATCAAGTGGTGGGGATGACTTATCCCTTAGTTTATGGCGACAACTGCCCGAAAGAATTCCTGCGATTAAAAAAATTGCCCCTTATAGCACGACGTATCAGCCTATGAGTTTCGAAGGTAAGATTTTACAAGGTGCGGTGATTGGTGCTGATGAATCGTTGGCCAATATCATCCATATTCAATTGGCGCGAGGTCATTTTGTTTCTTTTGTTGAATCCTTCGAGCATTTTTGTGTTATCGGCGATGGCTTGGCTAAGCAGTTACAAGACATTCATTTTGATGATCCCATTGGTAAACAATTACGAATCGGCCAAGCACTCTATACGATTATTGGTGTCGCTCAGCCCTGGAAAGAAAACGGTTTTTTTAATGAGGATATAAACCAGGCAGTCATTATTCCCATTGCAGGGGTAGCTTTGATTAGCAAAGAGAACAAAATCAATAATGCCATTTTGCAACTGGAGGAGGATAGTCCAATTGATGACATCATTGAGCAGGTTAAGCAGCTCATCATAGCGCAAAATCCCAAATTAAATGTCTTTTCGCGTAGTGCCAAACAAATCATCGCAGGCATGGAAAGTCAAGGTCATATCTTTACTTTGTTATTGGCGGTTATTGGTGGTATTTCCTTGCTCGTGGGAGGCATTGGGGTTATGAATGTCATGTTGGTTTCTGTCAGTGAGCGTAAAAAAGAAATTGGTATACGCAAGGCTGTAGGGGCAAAGAATCATGAAATCCAAATCCTGTTTCTTATCGAATCAGTGATGCTATCATTTTTAGGAGGCGTTCTCGGTGTGATTTTAGGTCTGATTTTTACCTGGGTAGTTGCTTATTTCAGTCATTGGACCTTTACCTTATTGCTCACACCTCCTCTTGCAGGTTTTGCTGTTTCCGTTGCAACAGGCATCTTTTTTGGTTTCTACCCTGCAAGAAGGGCTGCAAAATTAGAGCCAGTGGTCTCTTTGCGCAGCGAATAA
- a CDS encoding ABC transporter ATP-binding protein — protein sequence MTKKSLIQLKNISKTYDVGGLRSKVLKDVSLNVDEGELLAIVGASGSGKSTLMNIIGLLDKADTGEYLLREHRVAALNEDELAALRNQSIGFVFQQFNLLPRFTAEQNVALPLTYRHMPKAEIKERVRVSLERVGMATFMHHRPTQLSGGQQQRVAIARSLVGEPRVILADEPTGALDSRTGTEVMNLFHHLHTEGCTIILVTHDEQVAAQCARRITLADGEIIAERYQ from the coding sequence ATGACTAAGAAGTCATTAATTCAATTAAAAAATATAAGCAAGACTTACGACGTGGGTGGACTTCGTTCCAAGGTTCTGAAAGATGTCTCATTAAATGTTGATGAAGGGGAGCTTTTGGCTATTGTTGGTGCCTCTGGTTCCGGGAAGTCAACGTTGATGAATATCATTGGTTTACTGGATAAGGCGGATACTGGGGAATATTTGTTAAGAGAGCACAGGGTCGCCGCTTTAAACGAAGATGAATTAGCAGCGTTGCGTAACCAAAGCATTGGTTTCGTCTTTCAGCAATTTAACTTGTTACCGCGTTTTACTGCTGAACAAAATGTCGCTTTACCGTTAACGTATCGCCATATGCCAAAGGCAGAGATTAAAGAACGTGTGCGGGTATCTCTGGAGCGTGTAGGTATGGCTACCTTCATGCATCATCGACCAACACAATTATCTGGTGGCCAGCAACAACGGGTAGCCATTGCCCGATCCTTGGTTGGGGAGCCACGCGTTATTTTAGCTGATGAACCAACAGGTGCTCTTGATTCTCGGACAGGTACAGAAGTCATGAACCTCTTTCATCATTTGCATACTGAAGGATGTACCATCATTTTAGTGACTCATGATGAACAAGTTGCAGCGCAATGTGCTCGCCGGATAACGCTGGCCGATGGTGAAATTATTGCTGAGAGGTATCAATGA